The genomic segment tctttgtttttttatttgtaataaattgacACTATTCTttaatttttctttcactttgaaaatgtggagtagattGTGTAGATCGGTAgggaaaaaatctaatttaatccCTTTTTAAGGCTGCAAAATGTGAGACTGCAAGGGGTATGTAGACTTATACTAGAGACTGTATCTCTTAAATATCACTCTGCGTCACTCTTAAGTATGTGTGTTGATAGTACGGCAGATGTTTTGACTTACTAAGCTATTAAAATGTGTTTGGTTAACGTTAAAGGGAGAAGAAAAGATACTTGAGGAAATCGACGGGAgtttaattgaaaaaaacatcCCAGAAAATATACAACTAGCAAAAGTAGAAGAGCTCATGTGTAGACTTCACCTTCAAGATAAATATCAAGATAAGTTGACAACTGCAGACTTCCTGAACATTGGCTCTTCTGCTCAACATCAACACGAACCCCAAACAGAGAACAAACTTGCTCATACTTTCCTACAAAGGTTGTTGATGCTGGACTACAGAGCCAGGTACATTCCTGTAAGAGATGAGAATAGTGAGATGCATGACACAAATGACAACAGAAATGATAATGCAGAAACAGAAGAAAGTGCCTTTGATGCCCTTTTCAACAAGAACACAGACTCTGGTGATATAAAGAGGAACACGCATGTTCACCCAATGGACGTCCAGATGGCAGTGTTTCACTGTTCAGACAGTTTCCTTCGGCAGTTCATGGTCACAAAGCTGTCCTTGTGTCAGTATGCCTTGCCTTTGCTTGTGCCAAATCCCTTCACCGAAGAGATTGAATGCCCGTTGTGGACATTTCGACAAATCAGAAAAACCTGGAAGTCCACTAATGACTCTAATATGCTCACCAGCCAAAGTATGCCTATTTACAAGGCAGAAACACCAATGGTGTCATTCTTTAGGCTTGGTTCTGTGTCCTCATCAAAATCTCAGCTGATGAGCAACTTGATCAACCAACGTCACAGCACATTCTTCCACAGACACTGTCCAGGAAGCAGTAAAACCTGCCTCCTAATGGATGGGGTGGTAGAGATTGCATGGTATTGTCCTGCTGGGAAGCCCAATGATATTTTCACTGACTGTGTTGCATTCTGTAATCTCCATGGTGACGCAATTGTGAAAGAAATTCAGCGTGACATACTGATTGAAAAAGCCTCAGTCAATGTTATCCTTTTACCAAGTCTTGGAAAAGGCGACAAAAGTATGGCAATCGTGCAGGAGCTGTTCAAGTCTTCTAAACCTCTGATATGTCTGCTCACTGAAGAGGATTCTGTTGCAACTGAAATTAAAAAGGGAAAGTACAAAATGGGTTTGAGAGACAGAAATCAGTCAGATGTGTCTGAGGAACTAAAAAGGATCATTAGAAATAATTTGTCAAGACCATGTTGCTCCTTCAAACTTGAGGACATGGCAGAGTACTCAGGGTTTAGGGTagatgaggatgatgaagatTGCCAAGTAGGGAAGACTAATGCTCTGCAGATAACGGATCTGCTTAAGGAAATGGAACTGTCCAAGATCAAAGAAAAATTTCTTCCATGTCAAGGAAGGCTGTGGCATGATTGGTGTCAAAAAAATAAAGACCTTTATCGTCTCCAAGGGAATCTAGAGATGGAAAGAAGTAAAATACAACATGAAATGATGCAAATTCGACACCATCAACATCAAGTTGCCTTTACTGAACTCATGCAGATGTTTATCACAAGTCTACGATCTCTGGGAGAAAAAGAAAAATCATATTTCCTCAAGTGGGTAGGGATACTACTGGATGACCTGTCCTCGGATGAGCTCTCAGACCTTCATCACAAATATGATGAAAAGTGGTCTGAGGTCCTGGCTTTGAGAAAGAAgcatgataaatcagagcaactGAAAATGAGACAAATGGAGCTGGAAAAAATATCAGGAAAGCTGCAAGCAGCAACCTTCGGATTTGAACACATCCTAAGGGAAATGGGACAGATCTATGAAGCCCATGCATCTGTGGCCAGGCAAAGCAAAGGAGAAAGTAAGGTGACCGTGTCTTACcttccagagcttgcggcagaaCTTATGATATCGGGACACCCAATGGAACTAATGGATGGTGACGCAGCTCATGTGCCACTGATGTGGATTAATGGGGTTTTAGATGAAGTTATCAAGAAACTAGGAGATCAGAGAGTCTTTGTTTTGTCCATTTTGGGAATCCAGAGCACTGGGAAATCTACAATGCTGAATGCAATGTTTGGACTGCAATTCGCAGTAAGTGCTGGAAGGTGTACCAGAGGTGCTTTCATGCAGCTGGTGAAAGTGACCGAGGAGATGAAAGATGACTTTAGGTTTGACTATGTTCTTGTTGTTGACACTGAGGGACTTCGAGCTTTAGAGTTGGCAGGAAAGGCAACAGTGAACCATGACAATGAACTTGCAACTTTTGTCATTGGCCTTGGAAACATGACCTTGATCAACATATTTGGAGAGAATCCTGCTGAGATGCAGGACATCATTCAGATAGCTGTTCAGGCCTTCATGAGGATGAAAAAAATTAATCTGTCTCcaagttgtgtgtttgtgcaccagAATGTTGGAGACATCATGGCTGGAGAGAAAAACATGGAGGGAAAGAGGCGCTTACAGGACAAACTAGACGAGATGACCCAGTTAGCTGCCAAAGAAGAGGACAGTAATGCAGAGTGTTTCAGCGATGTCATTGCATTTGACATACAAAGAGATGTGAAATACTTTTCCCAGCTGTGGGAGGGCAGCCCACCCATGGCCCCACCAAACCCATGCTACAGTGAGAATGTCCAGGAGCTAAGGAAAACAATCCTCTCTAAAACATCAAAGTCTTTTGGCATGACATTATCACAGTTCAAAAGCAGTATCCAAGACCTTTGGAATGCCCTGCTGAATGAAAACTTTGTGTTCAGCTTCAAAAACACACTAGAAATTGCAGTTTACAGACAACTTGAGATTCAGTATGGAAAATGGATCTGGACTCTCAGGAGTGCcatgctaagcattgaaaatcaACTGCACAATCGAATCGAAAATGGAAAACTTCACAGGGTTGAGAGACATTACCTTGTTGAAGAAATGAGAAAGACTCGTGAAGAAGTGGACAAATCAATGGAAAAGTACTTTGATGAACACAGAGATAAAGAAATGTTGATTCAGTGGCGAGGGAGATTTCAAACCAAAATGTGTGAGCTTTATGATGAACTTGTGAAGGGAGCAAAAAGAAAGTTAGAGGAGGTTATTCAGCAGAGGGATGCGCGCAAAAAGCTGGATGACAAGAAGACACAGTATGAAAACAAGCTCTTCCAAAAGAGCAAAGAACTTGCCTCAAAACTGAAGGACAAGGCAAAGGATGAAAAACAACTTGAGAATGAATTCAATACTCTTTGGGGAGTGTGGGTTGCTGAGTTGACAAAAGATGCACCTCCCATTAAGGACCTAAACATATCGGATGATGTGACTTGTATCCTTGGAGAGATCGGTAATGAATCGTCTCTTGTACATGATCGGAAAAGTTGCGGAATGTACCATGAGATGTGTACCTTGGGGAGTTATTCGACCTATGCAATTGTATCCAAGCACCAAGATCTTTTTAACGACGATCAGCACTCAAAAGATGCTCAAAGGAAGCCAAACAATGACCAATTGCAGAAAAATAATGTGTGGGGTGCTTTTAAGAGTTTTTGGGGGTTTAAGTCTCCAGAGAACAAGACAATTGACCACATTGGTCCAAGCAACATTCTAACATACACAGATCAGGAATTGATAAGAGCATTCACCAATGATGTTGTCAAACAAAGCCAGAAGATAATCGAGACAAAGCCCATAGAAAAGATGGGATACAATGACAGTTACATGCAAGAAATAGCAACTCATGTCAAAGAAAGCGTGAAGGAATTTGAATCGAAGATAAGAAAATATTCATTCAAGAAGGAGTTTACGATTGATCTTTCACTTCATGTGTGTGAGCTTGCAGGAAGTAAGTTAGCAGATTCCCATAGCAAATTCAGAAGCAACAATGATGCCCTTACTTACCTGGAGCAGAAGAGGCCACAGTACAACAAGATTTTCAAGAGATACTGCAAAGGGTCCTCAACTGCAGCTGTGCTTGGTGAGTTAATTTGCAACACACTAAAAGAATCGATTGTACAGGCGGTCTATGACCAGACGGCCATTGActtggctggagaaatgcaatTAAGTCACCCTCCATTCAGTGGAAACAGGTCTAACATGGAGAAACACATCCTGATATCACTGGCGGAGAAGGAGAACTTTGACAAGTTCATGACCTACATTCAAAACCCAAGGAAACACTTTGAGAAATTTATTAGAGAGGTTGCAGAGAAATATATGCTCACAGAAAGGTCCAAAGTCCTTGCCTTGATTGAAGGGAACATAAAAGTTAAAGAGCAGCGTGTGAGCCACGCAGTGCATACAGCAACAAAGATGGTCAAAAACAAGAATGGAGACACCAACATGTGGCTTAGAGAGTTTTCCAGTGCTCTAAAAGATGAGCTGAAATTTGCTGAAAAGCATTTCAGTGATTTCTGTGACATAACCGACTTTGACTTCCTCAAAAAAGAGGTAAGGGAAGGTCTTGCCAACAGAATCATGGAGATCAACAGAAGCCTCAGCAATGTGTCACTCCTGGACATGAAGCAGTTCAGGGAGAGGACAGATGAGATTCTGATCAAACACTTTTGTGATTGTTGCTGGGTACAGTGTCCCTTCTGTAAAGTCATCTGCACAAACACCATGGAGGGGCACCAACCGAAGGATCACAATGTCCCTTTTCATCGCCCTATTGGAATCAATGGATGCCACTTCAGAGACACAGTAGAATTTAGCATTGATTTTTGCACAACTTCAGTAACAAGTAATGGCCGGTTTTACCCATCCCATGAATCAGAGGATACATATCTTTGTAAAGAATACAGAAAAGCTGGCCCAAGATTTGTTGATTGGAGCATCACACCAGACCTCTCTGAACTTCCGTACTGGAAGTGGTTTGTTTGTCGATTTCAAAAAGACCTGGAAAGGTTTTATGACAAGAAATTCCAGGGCAGAGGTGAAATTCCAATTGAATGGAGGAAGTTCACAAAACAGCAAGCTATTAAAAGCTTAAAGAAAATCTAAGGGGAGCTCAAATAGTAAAAACATACagacatgatggcacaaacatgATGGCACAGCTGATTAGAATAATAAAAGCGGTGCTTCATTGtacattgctcaagggcacattgccAAGAGGTTTTTCAGTTTCTGACTATGTTCATGTTTACAATGTCAACATAGTCCTAACCCATTGATCTAACTAAATCACCCCTCATATATTGGGGTCTAGTAGATTTTGAAAGAAGTAAGTTTGAGGTCTCCTTTGATACGAATGTAGGTAATGACGTCTAGGCCCTCACGATTGGGGAACTGGATCTCCTCTCCATCAGGCATCTCCACTTCAAACATGTCGCCCGTCAGCTTCAGCACAATCTTGAGAGGGAGAAACCCCATTTGTTTACATCATTAGTGTTGTAGCACATTCACCCTTACACCCACATGGCCAATTGCAACGAACAAGCTGGAGTAAGCACTGTGCAGTGTATTAGCGCTAGTTTCCTTAAAATGATACTAGCGGGAGATTACATGGACATAGGCCCTAATTGTTTCTGTTATATTGAACACCTGAAACACTATGCCCAAGATTCTCCATTTTTATAGCCAGGACCAAACCCCCCTCCCTCCATATTTTCAACCTCCATTTTCACACCTTGAATGTAGAACCCCTTTGGAGTGGATTGTGGATCTCCCTCTTCTCATCACCCCAGCAGCCGGCAATCTTTGAGTTGCACACGAGCACAGTACCATCAGTGTCATCATTGAAGCGTGGGTTAAAGTGCAGTGCCAGGTGGTCTTCATCACAGCCCAGGTCGATCTGAAACCTGGATATGGGAAATAGAAATCACATCATTCCAGAAACCCTAATACATGTCTGTCTAACATTAATtgatttcacacatacagtataccaaAACAAAACCATTCTCTGGTccgtcctctcctcttttgaGCAATCATTTGTGAAACtggtagtttttttattttttatgcataTATTAATCTTATGGGTCCCTCTGTGTGATATAAACACAAAAAACTGTTAAATgcagctcccgagtggcacagtggtctaagacactgcatctcagtgcaagaggcgtcactgcatcacgtccggctgtgattgggagtcccatagggcggtgcacaattgggccgggtttggctggggtaggccatcattgtaaataagatttatttttaaatgttttaaatgtaccTCTCAGCCGCATCCATAGTCGTCCCCTGTACTTTGAACTGGTCTCCAGCTCTCAGCTCCACATGCTTCAGCTCAAGTTCCTATGAAGAACCATATAATTAAATTGAGTGCTTTTGAACATAAGGTAAAAGGGATTTTGTATATTAATATGTCATGTTGGGTTATAAAATATTTAATGACTGACTTTTAATAATCATTGGaatgactatgtacagtgcatgtgtcgggttcaccttggggtcatgataggggctgtaccaaatgtttgatgtattataataattgattatgcgtATGTTGTATttatagaagggggggggggttataagacccctccctccttacatttatagggtcctagactacagattaacaatatatatttatattaattatagaggtttaatattgttccacagtcttttctaagtctctgcctcttataaagaaacggtctgagagatttgtgactgagacagaactctgcaggggagtgaaagagataagagacgagtcagacattccactataaatcaacttagggagtggacatttactgtTGAGCCTTTAGATAACACTGAAACTCTTGTTGGTATAGTTGTGTAGGCATGggtttggtctcatgagtagaaggtaatgacgtaggcagtgacatcactaagatATATGACTGCAGGCATAATAAAACAACTCGGACCCTTttctattttgcagaacttactcggaaacatgcatgctatgttcctgttgtcaacttctgtctgcaattgcattaataaaggtttttgattgatttaattgaagatattgtctgaattctaatttcaccaatgagccaacGATTGACAAGAAACAAGGAACGAACCTCAACACATGCATAGATTACTTTTTCAACAAATACCATGTtgtcaaaacacaaaacataagacTCAAGGGCCTGACCATTTAAATTAATTCACTCAGCAACACATATCTGAGTGCAGTAAGCATGTAGGccactatggctgcgtttacacaggcagcccagttctgatatttttccacaaAAGATaagatttgggctgcctgtataaacACAGCCTCTTCAGTAAGTAACTGTGTGGAATAAAAGTATCAGCACATGAAAGCATGAAAGTTAACGAGACTTACCATCGGCATTGCCATGTTGTCACTGGTGGTGAAAGCGGCCCTGAATGTGGTTTGAGATGCAAGACGGACTGGGATCGGACAAGATAACCTTATTTCCTGAGATACAGAGAGTAGAATGTTAGTTGCAAGTTTGAACTATCCTTTTATGTGCGCAACCCTCCTCACACAGGTCACTCACTGATTAGCATGATAATGAGGCATGCTTAATGATgattcaataaaaacaataaaattatTCTCTTACTCACACCCTGATACTAGGTTATGAGAAGAAGCTTGGTGGCAGACTGGCAGTGAAGATAGTTGCCTACTAAACTGATGCTTTTACTCACATTGAAAAGCCTGATCTTTGATCAAAGTCAGTCTGATCAGTAATCAACTGTGCAGTGCtgcactgtatattataaactgggtggtttgagccctgagtgctgattggctgacagccactAGTGGTGCTGTAATGACAGTGTTTAAAGTAAATGACTGTCCAGTGAAAAATCTTACTTTTAAAAGCTCATGTtgtgttaactcatacccaaataatgttatCAACTCATCTTTTACtcatattttgttatcaaagcatACATTTCAGAACAAAACCACACTTCAAACCCCACCTTAAAGTTGTATCTCAAAgttgtacagtggggagaacaagtatttgatacactgccgattttgcaggttttcctactacaaagcatgtagaggtctgtaattttttatcataggtacacttcaactgcgagagacggaatctaaaacaaaatcccgaaaatcacttgtatgatttttaagtaattaatttgcattttattgcatgacataagtatttgatacatcagaaaagcagaacttaatatttggtacagaaacctttgtttgcaattacagagatcatacgtttcctgtagtctctgaccaggttgcacacactgcatcaaGGATtatgcccactcctccatacagaccttctccagatccttcaggtttcggggctgtcgctggcaatacggactttcagctccctccaaagattttctattggttcaggtctggagactggctaggccactccaggaccttgagatgcttcttatggagccactccttagttgccctggctgtggtgtttgtgtcgttgtcatgctggaagacccagccacgacccatcttcaatgctcttactgagggaaagggtttggccaagatctcgcaatacatggccccatccactccccctcaatacggtgcagtcatcctgtcccctttgcagaaaagcatccccaaagaatgatgtttccacctccatgcttcacggttgggatggtgtcttgggttgtactcatccttcttcttcctccaaacacggcgagtggatttagaccaaaaagctctatttttgtctcatcagaccacatgaccttctcccattcctcctctggaacatctggatcaggggtgtcaaactcatttcgcatcgtgggccacataccgGCTAGGGAGATGTCAAAGTGGGCCGGACATTAAAATTAACCATACtcgctataaataaccaaaatatcatgtctttcctttgttttggtgtaaagaagcacaagaacattaggaaaatattgaaatttaatgaactatccttttacaaaacatttcatgaaacacctcatatttccttagacaaatgtgcaatttacttttatcattcacaaatatgcattgcaactgatcccactgattgtacaaaggcaCAAAACTTTAATTGGTACTGAAAAATATAAGTAATGCACTTTAAGATTAAATGAGACTTTTAAAGAAAGAATTTTTAAACCACTTACACATACGCATAATAAAATCAtttcctcagacccgccagcaattcgttaatcttatctcttctcagttgtcctttGCCAAGCCGTCATATTTTCGCTTGATggagtctcgtagtggcgtcgaatattattattccttcaataccgaaacgTGCATCTctaaataaataggacgtggtccatttttctttgaaaattctacactccttatctacttttctccgtttggataacgacattttggctaatgagggtgtagcggagaggtagagaccaaggtattaacaacgtcgtaacaagcagcagatggcgcattgataccgttctgctgttttcagtctgtctcagtgatgacAGCTTGTCTTCTACTTGATGGaaaagagtgcgccccttagcggataatccatgaattgcagcgaaaaaataattaattccatgtcttttatgcattttttccactttcaaattatcctgcgggcctgatcgaacctccttgggggccggtccggcccgcgggccgtatgttgacacccctgatctagatggtcattggcaaacttcagacgggcctggacatgcgctggttgagcaggggacttgcgtgctctgcaggattttaatccatgacgcgtagtgtgttactaatggttttctttgagactgtggtccagctctcttcaagtcattgaccagtcctggccgtgtagttctgggctgatccctcaccttcctcatgatcattgatgccccacgaggtgagatcttgcatggagcccagaccgagggtgattgaccgtcatctttaacttcttccattttctaaataatgcgccaacagttggtgcctctcaccaagctgcttgcctattgtccgtagcccatcccagccttgtgcaggtctacaattttatccctgatgtccctacacagctctctggtcttggccattgtcgagaggttggagtctgtttgattgagtgtgtggacagtgtcttttatacaggtaacgagttcaaacaggtgcagttaatacaggtaatgagtggagaacaggagggcttcttaaagaaaaactaacagtctgtgagagccggaattcctaCTGGTTGGTAGTTGATTCATATActagtcatgcaataaaatgcaaatgaattacttaaaaataatacaatgtgattttctggatttttgttttagattccgtctctcacagttgaagtgtacctatgataaaaagtacagacctctacatgctttgtacgtagaaaaacctgcaaaatcggcagtgtatcaaatacttgttctccccactgtatctcctCATATAACATGATGTCACGTTTTTGGCCGAGACGTTTAAGTCGTTTACTTgtcattaatatttttaattactGGTATACGCCCAcagcattctgttgttggggtacgctcacaccattcaaacacagaaaagctgctttttaacataaatttaaaacatttaagGTAAGAACTATTtaactaatattgtaattaattataggtcatattttaTAGAAATCTGGAAGCACTGGACAGTTAAAGTGCATGATCTGCCCTTAATAAATACAACAATTAATAGATTTTATGAATCAACAGTATATTCAGATATATGTGCTGGGAAAGTGTGACGACTTCCCTAGCCTATCAACCTTTTTAGTCTTTGAATGGTCTTCCAAgtgcaaaacacacaaaaacgcTATTGAAAATATTCTATAAAAGGCATCAGGTAGAATAAGTAGACGAAtccacaaatacaattttatacaTATCTTAAATGACAGCGTTTTCATGAATTTTATTATATAATATTAAAATCCAGTCCAAAACAGTATGGTCCTTGCTATCTGGAATCCTTGGGACCTCCCAACCCCATTGAAGTAGAAATgttaaatggttaaggtaagggttatggttagggtaggggttaaggtaagggtggGACGTCCCAAAATCCAGGATAGCGCTGACCATCTCTATGAGGAGAAGGGAAAAAGAATCAATGACAGTTTCCGCCAAATTCCCGGAAGTGACGAGACATGTAAACAGAATCTTCTTTTTGACAGATGAATAACCCGTGAAGTGGTCCGAAGAAATACTAAATTatctaaaataaaatgtacatttaaagaAACATTCCCCAGGGGCATGAGATAAACGTTTGTGTTAAGATAACAACGCGCGTGTCATTAACTGTGTCGGAGGTAAATAGCTGGCCAGTGGCCACCTTTCTTTTTTATCATGCTCATTTGCAATACACATACTGCTGACAGCTGCCAACATTGGGTAGCCTAGCAAGCAAGTAAGCTAACCATTATTTAGGGAGGTAGCTTGCTACTAACGTTGCCAGTTATGTTGTTGTTGCTTTCATTACAAAAGTACACGTCAACATaacctcccgagtggtgcagcggtccaagacactgcatcgcagtactagaggcgtcactacagaccctggttcgattccaggctgtatcacaaccggccgtgattgggagtcccatagggcggcatacaattggcccagcgttgtccgggttagggtttggacggggtaggccgtaattgtaaataagaacttgttcttaactaacttgcctggttaaataaaagccTAGCTAGGCTTGAACCAGGACCGACTAGCTGTGCTTGAGGAGACGAGGATCTCGTCATATTCATCGTCTACTAAAGCCCAGGTACTGGTTCAAGCTAGGCTCAGCTATCTACCAGCTGTGATGGCTTCATCATTAACTGACAGCAGCTAGCGAATTCCCATTTATTTCCAGCAAATAAAGGAAAGCTTTCAAGTTATTTGTTGCCCACATATTCTGTTACAGTTACTGTGTCAGCATTGGCAACCTTAACCAGTGATGGAATTTTGTGTGAGGTAACTagttaacttatttttttaatgtctttATAGACATAGCTACTGCTTGACTAAGATTAATCAATGCCATTCTTGTTTTCCTCTTAGCCAGATTATACAGGATAAACAGTCCTGGAATGTTCACAGACATGGACTATGAGTTGGAGGAGGACAAACTGTAAGTAAGTCTGATTTGCATCCTTTTCATGTTCTACATGTaaaaaaagtgaaaacaggtttttagaaatgtttgcaaatgtatttataaaaaaacaaaacagaaataccttatttacataagtattcagaccctttgccatgagactcgaaattgagctcgggtacATCTTGcttccagtgatcatccttgagatgtttctacaacttgattggagtccacctgtggtaaattcaattgattggacataatttggaaaggcacacacttgtgtatatataaggttccacagttgacagtgcatggctgagcaaagaccaagccatgaggttgaaggaattgtccgtagagcttcgagacaggattctgtcaagacagagttctggggaagggtaccagaacatttctgcagcattgaaggtccccaagaacagtagcctccatcatgcttatatggaagaagtttggaaccaccaagactcttcctagagctggctgcctggccaaactgaccaagaacccgacggtcactctgacagagctccagagttcctctgtggagatgggagaaccttccagaaggacaaccatctctgcagcacttcaccaatcaggcttttatgctAGAGTGGCTTGACTGAAGCCATTcctccagtaaaaggcacatgacagtcctcttggagtttgccaaaaggcacctaaaggactctgaccatgaggaacgagattctctagtctgatgaaaccaatattgaactctttggcctgaatgccaagcatcacatctggggggaaccaggcaccgctcatcacctggccaataccatccctatggtgaagcatggtggtggcagcatcatgctttggggatgtttttcagtagcagggactgggagactagtcaggatcaagggaaagatgaacggagcaaagtacagtgagatccttgatgaaaacctgctctagagcgctcaggacctccgactcgAGCAAAGGTTCACATTGacaacaatgacccaaagcacacagccaagacaacgcaggagtggcttcgggacaagtctctgaatgtccttgagtggccaagccagagcccggacttgaacctgatcaaacatctctggagagacctgaaaatagctgtgcagcaacactccccatccaacctgacagagcttgaggggatctacAGACTAGAATgggagagactccccaaatacaggtgtgccaagcttgtagcgttatacccaagaagacttgaggctgtaatcgctgctaaaggtgcttcatcaaagtactgagtaaagggtctgaat from the Salvelinus sp. IW2-2015 unplaced genomic scaffold, ASM291031v2 Un_scaffold1845, whole genome shotgun sequence genome contains:
- the LOC112072159 gene encoding interferon-induced very large GTPase 1-like isoform X1, whose amino-acid sequence is METGENKEMETKTEDALEPSSECTCQGEEHQLFLQLEPEALDITDIESQHSDQQDDKTTKTDEEKTEITTSSNFAQSMTPVLTIALIGGTDSMEIESGNLLLGQDDLPAAELSQIAPRMYDLSGRCVSVINMLGLQSSELTQENHIGPLVHKQGINAVLLLLPLGQHIDEFKMGVGWLERMLGERALAFTIIVFTHKNDQDFGLGDLKDNNDLMDLIEMCGNRYLTCKKSMNDPIEISTLLEQIDLMVSENDLCCYTGEMYDEEIRKRQLKTDWGDRSQSEEKTASVPDNLPEDGLANKEKGEEKILEEIDGSLIEKNIPENIQLAKVEELMCRLHLQDKYQDKLTTADFLNIGSSAQHQHEPQTENKLAHTFLQRLLMLDYRARYIPVRDENSEMHDTNDNRNDNAETEESAFDALFNKNTDSGDIKRNTHVHPMDVQMAVFHCSDSFLRQFMVTKLSLCQYALPLLVPNPFTEEIECPLWTFRQIRKTWKSTNDSNMLTSQSMPIYKAETPMVSFFRLGSVSSSKSQLMSNLINQRHSTFFHRHCPGSSKTCLLMDGVVEIAWYCPAGKPNDIFTDCVAFCNLHGDAIVKEIQRDILIEKASVNVILLPSLGKGDKSMAIVQELFKSSKPLICLLTEEDSVATEIKKGKYKMGLRDRNQSDVSEELKRIIRNNLSRPCCSFKLEDMAEYSGFRVDEDDEDCQVGKTNALQITDLLKEMELSKIKEKFLPCQGRLWHDWCQKNKDLYRLQGNLEMERSKIQHEMMQIRHHQHQVAFTELMQMFITSLRSLGEKEKSYFLKWVGILLDDLSSDELSDLHHKYDEKWSEVLALRKKHDKSEQLKMRQMELEKISGKLQAATFGFEHILREMGQIYEAHASVARQSKGESKVTVSYLPELAAELMISGHPMELMDGDAAHVPLMWINGVLDEVIKKLGDQRVFVLSILGIQSTGKSTMLNAMFGLQFAVSAGRCTRGAFMQLVKVTEEMKDDFRFDYVLVVDTEGLRALELAGKATVNHDNELATFVIGLGNMTLINIFGENPAEMQDIIQIAVQAFMRMKKINLSPSCVFVHQNVGDIMAGEKNMEGKRRLQDKLDEMTQLAAKEEDSNAECFSDVIAFDIQRDVKYFSQLWEGSPPMAPPNPCYSENVQELRKTILSKTSKSFGMTLSQFKSSIQDLWNALLNENFVFSFKNTLEIAVYRQLEIQYGKWIWTLRSAMLSIENQLHNRIENGKLHRVERHYLVEEMRKTREEVDKSMEKYFDEHRDKEMLIQWRGRFQTKMCELYDELVKGAKRKLEEVIQQRDARKKLDDKKTQYENKLFQKSKELASKLKDKAKDEKQLENEFNTLWGVWVAELTKDAPPIKDLNISDDVTCILGEIGNESSLVHDRKSCGMYHEMCTLGSYSTYAIVSKHQDLFNDDQHSKDAQRKPNNDQLQKNNVWGAFKSFWGFKSPENKTIDHIGPSNILTYTDQELIRAFTNDVVKQSQKIIETKPIEKMGYNDSYMQEIATHVKESVKEFESKIRKYSFKKEFTIDLSLHVCELAGSKLADSHSKFRSNNDALTYLEQKRPQYNKIFKRYCKGSSTAAVLGELICNTLKESIVQAVYDQTAIDLAGEMQLSHPPFSGNRSNMEKHILISLAEKENFDKFMTYIQNPRKHFEKFIREVAEKYMLTERSKVLALIEGNIKVKEQRVSHAVHTATKMVKNKNGDTNMWLREFSSALKDELKFAEKHFSDFCDITDFDFLKKEVREGLANRIMEINRSLSNVSLLDMKQFRERTDEILIKHFCDCCWVQCPFCKVICTNTMEGHQPKDHNVPFHRPIGINGCHFRDTVEFSIDFCTTSVTSNGRFYPSHESEDTYLCKEYRKAGPRFVDWSITPDLSELPYWKWFVCRFQKDLERFYDKKFQGRGEIPIEWRKFTKQQAIKSLKKI